In the Dethiosulfovibrio peptidovorans genome, one interval contains:
- a CDS encoding peptide chain release factor 3 has protein sequence MTDIQPPQLQKEIERRRTFGIISHPDAGKTTLTEKLLLFGGAITMAGAVKARKSARHATSDWMAIERERGISVTSSVMKFEYKGYEINLLDTPGHQDFSEDTYRVLTAVDSAVMVIDSVKGVEEQTRRLMEVCRMRNTPIITFVNKLDREGLSPLDIMADIEETLQIECAPMTWPIGMGKGFKGTYDLIKKALTLFRPGFESLRDQDLVAVISDLSDSRLDRLLGSQAQDLRDDVALLEGAANPFDLDDYLNGSQTPVFFGSAVNNFGVREMLESFVEIAPCPGPRSTTTRDVSPFEDAFSGFVFKIQANMDLAHRDRLAFMRVCSGRFYRGMKVRHHRIGKDVAMSNPTIFMAQDRALVEEAWPGDIVGIHNHGTIKIGDTFTDKEPLQFTGIPSFAPEHFRRVRLESPMKSKQLQKGLLQLSEEGAIQVFRPIQENIFILGAVGVLQFDVAVARLKDEYSVEAGYESSPYSVARWIRCNDPHKLEEFEKKHQANLARDSADQLVYLAANAWDLKYVENHWPEVAFLSTCEHR, from the coding sequence ATGACCGACATACAGCCCCCTCAGCTCCAAAAGGAGATCGAACGGCGCCGCACCTTTGGCATCATCAGCCACCCCGACGCTGGGAAGACCACCCTCACGGAAAAACTTCTCCTCTTCGGAGGGGCCATCACCATGGCCGGAGCCGTCAAGGCCCGAAAGTCCGCCCGACACGCCACCAGCGACTGGATGGCCATCGAACGGGAGCGTGGGATCTCAGTGACCAGCTCGGTGATGAAATTCGAGTACAAAGGCTACGAAATCAACCTCCTGGACACCCCGGGACACCAGGATTTCTCCGAGGACACCTATCGGGTTCTTACCGCCGTGGACAGTGCCGTCATGGTTATCGACAGCGTCAAAGGCGTGGAGGAACAGACGAGGCGTCTGATGGAGGTCTGCCGCATGAGAAACACCCCCATCATCACCTTCGTGAACAAGCTGGACCGAGAGGGGCTCTCCCCTCTTGATATCATGGCTGACATCGAGGAGACCCTCCAGATCGAGTGTGCCCCTATGACGTGGCCCATCGGCATGGGGAAGGGGTTTAAGGGTACCTACGATCTGATCAAAAAGGCATTGACCCTCTTTCGTCCCGGTTTTGAGTCCCTAAGGGATCAGGATCTGGTGGCGGTCATCTCGGATCTGTCGGACTCCCGTCTGGACAGGCTTCTGGGATCTCAGGCCCAAGACCTCCGGGACGACGTGGCTCTCCTGGAAGGAGCGGCTAACCCCTTCGACCTGGACGACTATCTCAATGGAAGCCAGACACCGGTGTTTTTTGGCAGCGCCGTGAACAACTTCGGCGTCCGGGAGATGCTGGAAAGCTTCGTGGAGATCGCCCCCTGCCCAGGCCCACGGAGCACCACTACCCGGGATGTATCCCCTTTTGAGGACGCTTTCTCAGGCTTTGTCTTCAAGATTCAGGCGAACATGGACCTGGCTCACCGGGATCGTCTGGCCTTCATGCGGGTCTGCTCCGGTCGATTCTACCGGGGTATGAAGGTCCGGCACCATAGAATTGGTAAAGACGTGGCCATGTCCAATCCAACCATATTCATGGCTCAGGACCGGGCTCTCGTGGAAGAGGCATGGCCCGGTGACATCGTGGGAATCCACAACCACGGAACGATCAAGATCGGCGACACCTTCACCGACAAGGAGCCTCTTCAGTTCACAGGCATACCCAGTTTCGCTCCAGAGCACTTCCGCAGAGTTCGCCTGGAGTCGCCCATGAAGTCGAAGCAACTCCAGAAGGGGCTCCTTCAACTCTCTGAAGAGGGAGCTATCCAAGTCTTCCGACCTATTCAGGAGAATATCTTCATTCTCGGGGCCGTGGGCGTTCTCCAGTTTGACGTAGCCGTGGCCCGTTTGAAGGATGAATACTCGGTGGAAGCCGGATACGAGAGCTCTCCCTACTCGGTGGCTCGCTGGATCCGCTGCAACGATCCTCATAAGCTGGAGGAGTTCGAGAAAAAACATCAGGCCAACCTCGCCAGGGACAGTGCCGACCAGCTAGTCTACCTGGCAGCTAACGCCTGGGACCTGAAATATGTCGAGAATCACTGGCCCGAGGTGGCTTTCCTCAGTACCTGTGAGCATCGATAA
- a CDS encoding gamma-glutamyltransferase — translation MKAFDPQRYRYPSRRALVYGSRGMVATSHPQAAQAGLEILKKGGNAVDAAIATAAALTVVEPTSNGLGSDAFAIICKDGKLYGINGSGPSPKALTRHMLNKKGLSRLPSMGWLPVCVPGAVATWSTMSQRMGRLSFLEILAPAVALAKEGVAVPPTVSKSWGTALAKYGTSHDPALSSWKDTFVFDGGTPDPGEIIRLIHHGRSLELIARSEGEDFYRGELAERIIAFATKTGGLITADDLEEYSPQWVDPLSMDYRDITVWELPPNGQGIVALMALGILKGMDSADPNSPDALHRSIEAMKLAFADGHRYICDPERAEIPIDELLSEGYLSERRKLVRDSALRPKPGDPYSGGTVYLATADGFGNMVSMIQSNYTGFGSGVVVPGTGIALNNRGLGFSMESDHPNELAPGKRPYHTIIPGFLTDKKGKPLGPFGVMGGYMQPQGHLQVITNLVDRGMNLQEALDAPRWQWTGGLKISVEQSFPSDIAKTLSRMGHEITVLLEPDSFGRGQIILRTDAGSLVGATEPRADGTIATW, via the coding sequence ATGAAAGCGTTCGATCCCCAACGTTACAGATATCCGTCCAGACGGGCTCTGGTCTACGGTTCCCGTGGAATGGTGGCCACCTCCCACCCTCAGGCTGCCCAAGCCGGTCTGGAGATACTTAAAAAAGGCGGAAACGCAGTGGACGCAGCGATAGCGACGGCAGCAGCCTTGACGGTGGTGGAGCCAACTAGCAACGGTCTCGGAAGCGACGCCTTCGCCATAATATGCAAAGACGGAAAGCTTTACGGCATCAACGGCAGCGGCCCTTCTCCCAAGGCTCTGACGAGGCACATGCTAAACAAGAAGGGACTTTCTCGACTGCCCTCTATGGGCTGGCTTCCTGTATGCGTTCCCGGCGCGGTGGCAACCTGGAGCACCATGTCCCAAAGGATGGGACGTCTGTCCTTCCTGGAGATTCTGGCCCCGGCTGTGGCCCTAGCAAAGGAGGGGGTGGCAGTACCTCCTACGGTATCTAAAAGCTGGGGGACAGCCCTGGCGAAATATGGGACCTCCCATGATCCTGCTCTGTCCTCGTGGAAAGACACCTTCGTTTTCGACGGGGGAACCCCCGATCCTGGAGAAATAATCCGCCTGATACACCACGGCAGATCCTTAGAGCTCATAGCTCGTTCCGAGGGGGAGGACTTTTATCGGGGAGAGCTGGCGGAGCGGATTATCGCATTTGCCACCAAAACCGGAGGTCTGATTACCGCCGATGACCTTGAGGAGTACTCTCCCCAGTGGGTGGATCCCCTCTCCATGGATTATCGAGACATCACCGTATGGGAATTGCCGCCGAACGGTCAGGGCATAGTCGCACTGATGGCCCTTGGAATATTGAAAGGTATGGACTCTGCCGATCCGAACTCGCCCGATGCGCTCCACCGCTCCATAGAGGCCATGAAGCTGGCCTTTGCCGATGGACACCGTTATATATGCGACCCCGAGAGAGCCGAAATACCGATAGATGAGCTCCTCTCCGAAGGCTACCTCTCAGAACGACGTAAACTCGTGAGGGATAGCGCACTTCGTCCCAAGCCCGGCGATCCCTACTCGGGAGGCACAGTGTACCTGGCTACGGCCGACGGTTTCGGAAACATGGTTTCCATGATACAGAGCAACTACACCGGTTTCGGATCCGGCGTGGTCGTCCCTGGAACGGGAATTGCCCTGAATAACAGAGGACTGGGCTTCTCCATGGAATCGGACCATCCTAACGAGCTCGCACCGGGAAAGAGGCCCTATCACACCATAATCCCCGGCTTTCTCACCGACAAAAAGGGCAAGCCGCTGGGACCTTTCGGCGTTATGGGAGGCTACATGCAACCTCAGGGACATCTCCAGGTGATAACCAACCTGGTGGATAGGGGAATGAACCTCCAGGAAGCCCTGGATGCTCCCAGATGGCAGTGGACCGGTGGGCTGAAGATCTCGGTGGAGCAATCCTTTCCCTCCGATATCGCCAAGACCCTTTCCCGGATGGGACACGAAATTACCGTGCTCCTGGAGCCTGACTCCTTCGGCAGAGGGCAGATTATACTGAGAACGGATGCTGGCAGCCTGGTCGGAGCCACCGAGCCCCGAGCGGACGGGACCATAGCAACGTGGTGA
- a CDS encoding sodium:proton antiporter, giving the protein MDIITLLLFITALTICITLNIPILLALSTGYCIFFVHAQLRGYSTGAILKMSLEGIYTVRKVVVILLLIGVLTALWRASGTIPAIVSYSSRMVKPSLMVLMTFLLNCLVSFLTGTAFGTAATMGGVCMTMSSSMGMNPVITGGAVLSGVYFGDRCSPVSMSASLVAGLTSTDIYKNIGAMMRSSLVPFGMTCLIYTAVGLLMPHQAAMDETVQVLFGRSFNLGWVVLLPAAVILLMASLKIDVKYTMVLSILCASIICVMYQNLDLTSMPELIIYGYRATDSRLSALMDGGGILSMVKVTAIIFISSSYAGIFEKTGLLNSLKKKVDGLAGRISPFGAILVTSIVSGAIACNQTLTIMLTHHICRGLKVRESRLALSLEDTAVVTSPLIPWSIAGAVPLVSISAPTESVLAACYLYLIPLWGLVGRVTFVKKGDGLGT; this is encoded by the coding sequence ATGGACATTATAACTCTGCTACTGTTCATAACAGCTCTTACAATCTGTATAACCCTGAACATTCCCATTCTGCTGGCCCTTTCGACAGGATACTGTATATTTTTCGTCCACGCACAGCTCAGAGGCTATTCTACGGGAGCTATCCTCAAAATGTCTCTCGAAGGCATCTATACAGTCAGGAAAGTCGTTGTGATCCTTCTCCTGATAGGGGTGCTTACGGCCCTGTGGCGAGCTTCCGGTACCATCCCGGCTATAGTCAGCTACTCGTCCAGAATGGTTAAGCCCTCTCTTATGGTGTTGATGACCTTTCTGCTTAACTGCCTGGTCTCCTTTCTGACAGGAACGGCTTTCGGAACCGCTGCCACTATGGGGGGCGTATGCATGACAATGTCCTCCTCCATGGGAATGAACCCGGTAATAACCGGAGGTGCCGTATTATCCGGAGTCTACTTCGGCGACCGCTGTTCCCCCGTCTCCATGAGTGCGTCACTGGTGGCGGGACTGACCTCGACGGACATATACAAAAACATCGGGGCCATGATGAGATCGTCGTTGGTCCCCTTTGGCATGACTTGTCTGATCTACACGGCAGTGGGGCTACTTATGCCCCATCAGGCTGCGATGGACGAAACCGTACAGGTTCTTTTCGGGAGAAGCTTCAACCTCGGATGGGTGGTACTGCTGCCGGCGGCGGTCATCTTACTGATGGCTTCGCTGAAGATCGACGTCAAATACACCATGGTGCTCAGCATTCTATGCGCCTCGATCATATGTGTCATGTATCAAAACCTGGATCTGACGTCGATGCCGGAGCTGATAATCTACGGCTACAGGGCTACGGATAGCAGACTATCGGCTCTGATGGACGGTGGGGGGATTCTATCAATGGTGAAGGTGACGGCGATAATCTTCATTTCCTCCTCCTACGCCGGCATTTTCGAGAAAACCGGTTTACTGAACTCGCTGAAAAAGAAGGTGGACGGCCTGGCCGGCAGGATCTCGCCCTTCGGCGCCATACTCGTTACCTCAATAGTTTCCGGTGCCATAGCCTGCAATCAGACCCTTACCATAATGCTCACCCATCATATATGCCGAGGGCTGAAAGTGAGGGAAAGCCGGCTGGCCTTAAGTCTCGAGGATACAGCCGTGGTGACGTCCCCCCTGATCCCATGGTCCATAGCGGGAGCGGTCCCTTTGGTCTCCATATCTGCCCCGACGGAAAGCGTCCTAGCGGCCTGCTATTTGTATCTGATACCGCTTTGGGGGCTGGTCGGTAGGGTGACGTTCGTAAAAAAAGGTGATGGCCTGGGAACTTGA
- a CDS encoding GNAT family N-acetyltransferase: MEELDRYIKKQVSQDVRRNITKCHMAVNSDNDLIGYYTLSAFSIPLRSLPEDPAKRYSYSLLPAVWLGRLAVDQFMQGKGLGVFLLRNVLLRILSLDIGVFAVFVESKDETEKRFYGKYGFEFISQNDLHLFLPVGTFKSCLT, from the coding sequence GTGGAAGAACTGGACAGATACATAAAAAAACAGGTCTCTCAGGACGTAAGGCGGAATATCACGAAATGCCATATGGCGGTAAACTCCGATAACGATCTTATCGGATACTACACCCTGAGTGCTTTTAGCATCCCGTTAAGATCCCTACCGGAGGATCCTGCCAAAAGATATTCTTATTCCCTGTTACCGGCTGTATGGCTTGGCCGTCTTGCGGTGGATCAATTCATGCAAGGCAAGGGGTTAGGTGTTTTTTTGCTTCGAAATGTGTTGCTAAGAATCCTGAGCCTGGATATCGGGGTTTTTGCCGTCTTCGTGGAATCAAAGGACGAGACCGAAAAGCGTTTTTATGGCAAATACGGGTTTGAGTTCATTTCACAGAACGATCTTCATCTTTTTCTTCCGGTGGGTACCTTTAAATCCTGCCTTACCTAA
- a CDS encoding peptidase M20 — MNIKELAHKYEKYIIDMRREFHMYPELSWHEERTSRRVKEELDNMGIPFVSIAKTGVLATIRGKQEGKIIALRADMDALEITERNDVPYKSQNEDVMHACGHDSHTAMLLGAARVLSEIKDKFNGSVRLLFQPAEETANGARKMIEEGAMDDVDEVFGLHVMAFLPTGTIAIGAGPRMASADMFKIIVDGKGGHGSMPHLGVDAIVAASAIVMNLQSIASREVSPMDSIVVSVGSFKSGTRFNIIADEALLEGTTRCFNPEVRNSLPTIMERVVKSTASSYRAEAKLEYIWGTPATINNEASTEMARKSIGKILSEDVIIDFPKMTGAEDFAEYLAKAPGTFALLGTANKQKDTCYSNHHAKFNIDEDVLENGTALHVQYALDFLNK, encoded by the coding sequence ATGAATATTAAAGAATTAGCTCATAAATACGAGAAATATATTATAGACATGAGAAGAGAGTTTCATATGTATCCTGAGTTGAGTTGGCATGAAGAAAGAACTTCTCGGAGAGTAAAAGAAGAGCTGGATAATATGGGTATCCCGTTTGTATCCATTGCTAAAACAGGGGTGTTAGCAACTATAAGAGGCAAGCAAGAAGGAAAGATTATCGCGCTAAGAGCTGATATGGATGCACTTGAGATAACTGAGCGTAACGATGTGCCTTACAAATCTCAGAATGAAGATGTTATGCACGCATGTGGACATGATTCGCATACAGCGATGCTTTTAGGAGCAGCTAGGGTTTTAAGTGAAATTAAAGATAAATTCAATGGATCAGTCAGGCTATTATTCCAGCCTGCTGAAGAAACTGCCAATGGAGCAAGAAAAATGATTGAAGAAGGTGCTATGGATGATGTAGATGAAGTTTTTGGTTTGCATGTTATGGCCTTTCTTCCAACAGGTACTATAGCTATAGGAGCAGGTCCACGTATGGCATCGGCAGACATGTTCAAAATTATTGTGGATGGTAAGGGTGGACATGGTTCTATGCCACATCTGGGAGTGGATGCGATAGTAGCTGCTTCAGCTATTGTGATGAATTTACAATCTATTGCAAGCAGAGAGGTATCTCCAATGGATTCAATTGTTGTGAGTGTGGGGTCGTTTAAATCTGGCACAAGGTTTAATATCATTGCTGATGAGGCCTTATTAGAGGGGACTACGAGATGTTTTAATCCTGAAGTCAGAAACAGTCTGCCCACTATAATGGAAAGGGTTGTTAAATCTACGGCTAGCAGCTACAGGGCCGAAGCCAAGCTTGAATATATTTGGGGGACACCTGCAACGATTAATAATGAAGCATCTACAGAAATGGCCCGAAAATCTATAGGAAAAATCCTGTCGGAAGATGTCATTATTGATTTTCCCAAAATGACAGGAGCAGAGGATTTTGCAGAGTATCTGGCTAAAGCTCCTGGCACTTTCGCTTTGCTGGGCACGGCCAATAAACAAAAAGACACCTGTTATTCAAATCATCATGCAAAGTTCAATATAGATGAAGATGTGTTGGAGAACGGAACTGCTCTTCATGTTCAGTATGCACTGGATTTTCTCAACAAGTAG
- a CDS encoding cytosine permease, which yields MAEKEELILNPIPPEGRTGWKAPLFNILGCNVAISELMVGGALIAGLSLKSLIGVSVAGNVLLVLILFFQGYIGCREGLNTYVLAQSAFGCKGGRMIIALILGITSFGWFGIQAGVAGLSVQKVFPSINLTLTVVVLGLLMMTFAAMGFKTMAVFNYVAVPPLIILMIWGVGRIVAGGNLEALWQYTPSNPISFTEGINSVVGLIIVGAIISPDYLRYTRGAKDILYIGFWGVAVISIFQQVAAGLIAMNAPSWNITEVLATQGFPMIAFLILLLAAWSTNLSNAYSGGLALKTLLPNVSRMTLTIIAGLIGTAIAASGIIFKFIDFLSFLSMLVPGIAGVMWADYYIINKSRLALREGIHFIAIVAWLLGALVSWYSSRIPLGLPPINSIVAAAFSYLVLHLIFGVARTSKS from the coding sequence ATGGCTGAGAAAGAAGAACTGATTTTGAACCCAATTCCCCCTGAGGGGCGCACGGGCTGGAAGGCCCCACTTTTCAATATCCTGGGATGTAATGTTGCGATATCAGAGCTGATGGTTGGTGGAGCCTTGATAGCCGGTTTGTCGTTGAAAAGCCTTATTGGGGTCTCAGTTGCAGGTAATGTGTTATTGGTGTTGATTCTATTTTTTCAGGGGTACATTGGCTGCCGTGAGGGACTGAACACATATGTCTTAGCTCAAAGTGCTTTCGGGTGCAAGGGCGGCAGGATGATTATCGCTCTTATTTTGGGGATCACCAGTTTTGGGTGGTTTGGGATTCAGGCTGGGGTGGCAGGGCTCTCTGTACAGAAGGTCTTCCCCTCTATAAATCTAACTCTCACAGTGGTTGTCCTGGGTTTGCTTATGATGACTTTTGCGGCTATGGGCTTTAAGACGATGGCCGTCTTTAACTATGTTGCCGTCCCCCCTCTAATTATCTTGATGATATGGGGGGTAGGACGTATTGTGGCTGGTGGAAACTTGGAGGCGTTGTGGCAGTACACCCCGTCTAATCCTATCTCTTTTACAGAGGGGATTAACAGTGTTGTGGGGCTTATCATTGTGGGGGCGATTATTTCCCCGGATTATCTGCGTTATACACGGGGGGCGAAAGATATCCTCTACATCGGTTTCTGGGGGGTTGCTGTTATCTCAATTTTTCAGCAAGTAGCAGCGGGGCTTATCGCAATGAACGCTCCATCCTGGAATATCACGGAGGTTTTGGCGACTCAGGGCTTTCCCATGATTGCTTTCCTTATTCTTCTTTTGGCTGCATGGTCTACTAATCTCTCCAATGCCTATTCTGGAGGTTTGGCGCTTAAGACTTTGCTTCCAAACGTCAGTCGAATGACTTTAACTATCATTGCTGGTCTTATTGGAACGGCGATTGCCGCATCAGGAATTATTTTTAAATTTATTGATTTTTTAAGTTTTCTCAGTATGCTGGTTCCCGGTATAGCAGGTGTTATGTGGGCAGATTATTATATTATCAATAAAAGTCGCCTTGCTTTGAGAGAGGGGATTCACTTTATAGCTATTGTAGCTTGGTTGCTTGGAGCTCTGGTGTCTTGGTATTCTTCTCGTATACCCCTAGGTCTTCCTCCAATCAACAGCATTGTCGCAGCAGCTTTTTCCTATCTTGTTCTTCACTTGATTTTTGGAGTAGCTCGAACGAGCAAGAGCTAG
- a CDS encoding carbon-nitrogen hydrolase — protein MDRKIKIGLVQFEGRLGEVQENVFHARKLIAEGKLKGADILCFPELFATGYNLSVLGEKTISLGNEYYDFIVSEMSESAHENQIHLIVPIGRKTSASGILANSALIFDNKGKLAGYFDKTHLWALEAMYYKEGNSYPVFELNFSGGPVKVGLMICYDAGFPEACRSLSLNGAELVFCPSAWRIQDMDMWDLNVAQRALENLLFVAGVNRFGHEEDLYLFGKSKVCNPRGTVIAELPMDREAVEVVEIDLGDIERFRTEIPYLRDRKPYIYESITNFS, from the coding sequence ATGGACAGGAAAATAAAAATAGGTCTTGTGCAATTTGAAGGAAGGCTTGGGGAGGTTCAAGAGAACGTGTTTCATGCCCGGAAACTAATTGCTGAAGGGAAGTTAAAAGGGGCTGATATCCTTTGTTTTCCCGAGCTTTTTGCCACAGGGTATAATCTATCGGTTCTTGGGGAAAAAACCATTTCTCTAGGAAACGAATATTATGATTTTATTGTGTCTGAGATGTCAGAGTCAGCGCATGAAAACCAGATCCATCTTATTGTCCCGATAGGGCGTAAAACGTCTGCTTCCGGGATATTGGCTAATTCTGCTTTGATTTTTGATAACAAAGGCAAGCTGGCTGGCTATTTTGACAAGACTCATTTATGGGCTCTGGAGGCCATGTATTATAAAGAAGGCAATAGTTACCCTGTTTTTGAACTGAACTTTTCAGGAGGGCCTGTCAAGGTAGGGCTTATGATCTGCTATGATGCTGGTTTTCCAGAAGCCTGTCGTAGCTTGAGCTTAAACGGAGCAGAACTTGTATTTTGTCCCTCGGCTTGGCGGATTCAGGATATGGATATGTGGGACTTGAATGTCGCCCAGAGAGCATTGGAAAACCTTTTGTTTGTGGCAGGGGTGAACCGTTTCGGACATGAGGAAGACTTGTATCTCTTTGGAAAGAGTAAGGTCTGTAACCCTAGAGGGACGGTGATTGCAGAGCTTCCCATGGATAGAGAAGCTGTTGAGGTGGTAGAGATTGACTTGGGGGATATTGAGCGTTTTAGGACGGAAATTCCTTATCTGAGAGATCGAAAACCTTATATTTATGAGTCTATAACTAATTTTAGTTGA
- a CDS encoding glutathione ABC transporter ATP-binding protein → MKAEISHVQDPVMRLKNLHVRYGGSMTPAVQDLSFSLNRGECLSIIGQSGSGKSTVLKAITGLLPPSAQVRGLLHIGGKTLDLSGKAAPWLKIRGTAIGHIFQDAQQALNPMKTVRSHFKETLLFHGICSESETDDVAQQYLAHMNFTNTEKVLRAHSFELSGGMAQRVCIALSLCLRPRVLIADEVTSALDIVSQMEVLRLLEKTRKKLGSAILFITHDIRAARLAADSLLVLDDGEVQDRGRLDDILASARSPYTKELLGKGAIFPHVTTRPPGGDEPPLLRIEKLEKTYPGQKKPALKGFSLSVQTGEIVGILGESGCGKSTLARCIVGLERCESGSILLDGMEIQGKRAKDRRELKRAIQLVFQDGRGCLNPRRKATDLAGEPLGYLKLCQRSAIAPAAQRFLIEAGIPAELHDRRPPELSTGQCQRVAIARAISVQPKLLICDEAVSALDVGTRNHILELLLDIHIRKGISILMISHDLGVLKNVCHRIAVMKDGLLCDILTTSNLRKTNSHPYVRELFDLEDELSRP, encoded by the coding sequence ATGAAAGCTGAGATCTCACATGTGCAAGACCCCGTGATGAGGCTGAAAAACCTGCATGTCCGATACGGAGGTTCGATGACTCCAGCTGTCCAGGATCTGTCTTTCTCTCTGAACAGAGGGGAATGTCTGTCCATTATAGGCCAGAGCGGATCGGGAAAATCCACCGTGCTCAAAGCCATCACCGGTCTGTTACCGCCATCGGCACAGGTCCGAGGTCTCCTTCATATCGGGGGCAAAACCCTGGACTTATCGGGTAAAGCAGCCCCCTGGCTGAAAATCCGAGGGACAGCAATTGGTCACATCTTCCAGGATGCTCAGCAAGCTCTGAATCCCATGAAAACCGTTCGGTCCCATTTCAAGGAAACCCTTCTGTTCCACGGAATCTGTTCTGAGTCAGAGACGGACGACGTGGCACAGCAATATCTGGCTCACATGAACTTCACGAACACGGAGAAGGTTCTGAGAGCCCACTCTTTTGAGCTCTCTGGAGGAATGGCTCAACGGGTATGCATCGCTCTGTCCCTCTGTCTGAGACCCAGGGTGCTCATCGCCGACGAGGTAACCTCGGCGCTGGACATCGTAAGTCAGATGGAGGTCCTTCGCCTCCTTGAGAAAACAAGAAAAAAACTGGGAAGTGCCATCCTTTTCATAACTCACGACATCCGGGCAGCCCGCTTGGCAGCGGACAGCCTTCTGGTTCTGGACGATGGAGAGGTCCAGGACAGAGGCCGACTGGACGACATCCTAGCCTCAGCACGGTCGCCCTACACCAAAGAACTCCTCGGCAAGGGAGCCATCTTTCCCCATGTCACCACACGGCCTCCAGGTGGCGATGAGCCCCCCCTGCTTCGGATCGAAAAACTCGAGAAGACATACCCGGGGCAAAAAAAGCCAGCTCTGAAAGGATTTTCCCTGTCAGTTCAGACCGGAGAGATTGTGGGAATTCTGGGAGAAAGCGGATGCGGAAAATCCACCCTGGCACGGTGCATCGTCGGCCTTGAGAGATGCGAGTCGGGGTCCATCCTCTTGGACGGAATGGAGATACAGGGGAAACGAGCCAAGGACAGGCGAGAACTGAAACGAGCAATACAACTCGTCTTCCAGGACGGCCGGGGGTGTCTGAACCCCAGAAGAAAAGCGACAGATCTGGCAGGAGAGCCTCTGGGATACCTCAAACTGTGCCAAAGGTCGGCCATAGCCCCCGCTGCCCAGCGGTTCCTGATCGAGGCGGGCATACCAGCCGAGCTCCATGACCGCAGACCCCCCGAGCTCAGTACCGGTCAATGTCAGCGTGTCGCCATCGCCCGAGCCATATCGGTGCAGCCCAAGCTCCTCATCTGCGACGAGGCCGTATCGGCTCTGGATGTGGGGACACGAAACCACATACTGGAGCTCCTCCTGGACATCCACATCCGAAAAGGTATCTCGATCCTCATGATCTCCCACGACCTGGGCGTCCTTAAAAACGTGTGTCACAGGATCGCTGTCATGAAAGACGGGCTCCTCTGCGATATCCTCACCACCTCGAATCTCCGGAAAACGAACAGCCATCCTTACGTCAGAGAGCTCTTCGACCTCGAGGACGAACTCTCGAGACCCTAA
- a CDS encoding peptide ABC transporter permease: MRSWTAMPYTLKAGLVLFAIVLLAVTLAGTLSPYDPVEQEPMNRLKPPSTAHLLGTDAFGRDILSRLLHGGRATLTASISALLVAMAIGCSVGMIAGMYGGIVETILMRLVDTLMAFPFIVLAIIVTALFGTGFFHLLLTIVSVWWVPFARLARSIALNSKNDVDVSAAKILGASTMTIIRREIFPRVVGQAVVLGTFELGSLIISISALSFFGLGSKPPAPEWGSMLADSKAYFFRAPHMLLGPTLCIFLTVLALNLIGEGMRDRFDPFEIPVLPENRSQDGRQRP; encoded by the coding sequence ATGAGATCCTGGACGGCAATGCCCTACACTCTGAAAGCGGGGCTGGTCCTTTTCGCCATCGTCCTTTTGGCGGTGACTTTGGCAGGCACTCTGTCCCCCTACGATCCCGTGGAGCAGGAACCGATGAACAGGCTCAAGCCACCGTCGACGGCCCATCTTTTGGGAACAGACGCCTTCGGACGGGACATCCTGTCCCGCTTACTTCACGGTGGCCGTGCTACTCTGACGGCCTCAATATCCGCTCTTCTGGTAGCCATGGCCATCGGCTGCTCAGTAGGAATGATCGCCGGAATGTACGGAGGTATTGTGGAGACGATTCTTATGCGACTCGTCGACACCCTCATGGCCTTTCCGTTCATCGTACTGGCGATCATCGTGACGGCCCTATTTGGGACCGGATTTTTTCATCTTCTCCTCACCATCGTTTCGGTATGGTGGGTTCCCTTTGCCAGGCTGGCCAGAAGCATCGCCCTTAACTCGAAAAACGACGTCGACGTGTCCGCTGCAAAAATTCTTGGAGCATCTACCATGACAATCATCCGTCGGGAAATTTTTCCCCGTGTCGTAGGCCAGGCCGTAGTTCTCGGGACATTCGAGCTGGGCAGCCTGATAATTTCCATCTCGGCCCTGTCCTTTTTCGGCCTTGGCTCCAAACCTCCGGCACCCGAGTGGGGGAGCATGCTCGCTGACAGCAAGGCCTATTTTTTCAGGGCTCCTCACATGCTCCTCGGTCCGACCCTCTGTATCTTTCTCACCGTATTGGCCCTTAACCTCATAGGCGAGGGGATGCGGGACCGATTTGACCCCTTCGAGATCCCCGTGCTTCCCGAAAATCGATCACAAGATGGGAGGCAACGTCCATGA